Proteins from one Hoplias malabaricus isolate fHopMal1 chromosome 2, fHopMal1.hap1, whole genome shotgun sequence genomic window:
- the LOC136686681 gene encoding B-cell receptor CD22-like isoform X1 — translation MAFAFPPLLPLIFLLMIVGASGIKWSVTYNQHGICALQGSTVSMNGSYNYPRHVTVTKAYWTTDPDKELNDMSKESDFSGRVEYFTDEQKHFSLKLSNVQKMDEKKYYFRIITNIHKERWVGRPGVQLKVTDLKVVMPKEVIVGGRAILKCETTCRLFLPTFIWYKNGHLLTTKTTNNQLHLQPVSSEDAGHYSCAINGYQHLPSPNQTLVIRWAFGAEWGVNYNQQEICALKGSTVFMNGSYTRPENVTVTEAVWIIDPDAGGENPDLSKKPDYSGRVEYFTDEKNKHFSLKLSKVAKKDENEYYFKIRTNLENQRWLGKPGVQLSVTDLQLEVTDIVMEGGIALLICETTCSLTDPTFIWYKNGRHLTTKTTINNQLHLQAVSSEDAGSYSCAVNGYQHLPSPNHTLIVRRASLAEWRVRYIQQKICALKGSTVVMHGDFTHPGHAIVTEAYWTIDPDNELNDISQEPHYSGRVLITILAQRDFFLRLSNVEKRDEKEYFFRIITDIETERWVGRPGIHLQVTDLHVESPDRVIEGGTALMICKTTCSLIGAIFIWYKNGHLLTTNPATNNQLHLQPVSIEDAGSYSCALYGYQHVSSPNHTLTVRYPPNAVSIGPSGEIVEDSSVTLTCSSDAYPPVENYTWFIEGGVSPVGSGHSYSPLQSGSYYCEARNEHGAQRSAPFLFRAKGSVTVYVVVAVVAGIIAVLLVLVWMRRRKKQQRNTDEGYVNIYVSQRFSEDDTSNPPDYKNLEVPVLMLY, via the exons ATGGCATTCGCTTTTCCTCCACTTCTTCCTCTGATCTTTCTGCTGATGATAGTAG GAGCTTCTGGAATAAAGTGGAGTGTGACTTACAATCAACATGGCATATGCGCCTTACAAGGGTCCACGGTTTCTATGAACGGATCTTACAATTACCCAAGACATGTTACAGTTACAAAGGCTTATTGGACTACAGACCCAGATAAGGAATTAAATGACATGTCAAAAGAGTCTGATTTCTCAGGAAGAGTGGAGTATTTTACTGATGAGCAGAAACATTTTTCCCTCAAACTGAGTAATGTACAGAAAATGGATGAAAAGAAGTATTATTTCAGAATCATAACAAATATACACAAAGAAAGATGGGTAGGTAGACCTGGAGTTCAGCTCAAAGTTACAG ATCTTAAGGTTGTAATGCCTAAAGAAGTGATAGTGGGAGGAAGAGCAATTCTGAAATGTGAAACCACCTGCCGACTATTTCTCCCAACATTCATCTGGTACAAAAATGGACATCTGTTAACCACAAAGACCACCAACAACCAGCTCCACCTGCAGCCAGTCAGCAGTGAGGATGCAGGCCATTATAGCTGTGCTATAAATGGATATCAACACCTCCCTTCCCCTAATCAAACTCTTGTTATCAGAT GGGCTTTTGGAGCAGAGTGGGGTGTGAATTACAACCAACAGGAAATATGTGCTTTAAAAGGGTCCACAGTGTTTATGAATGGCTCTTACACTCGTCCAGAAAATGTTACAGTGACTGAGGCTGTTTGGATCATAGACCCAGATGCAGGTGGTGAAAATCCTGATCTGAGTAAAAAGCCAGATTACTCAGGAAGAGTGGAGTATTTTACTGatgaaaagaataaacacttCTCCCTCAAACTGAGTAAAGTAGCCAAGAAGGATGAAAATGAGTATTACTTTAAGATCAGAACAAATTTAGAGAATCAGAGATGGCTGGGTAAACCTGGAGTACAGCTCAGTGTTACAG ATCTTCAGCTAGAAGTTACCGATATAGTAATGGAAGGAGGAATAGCACTTCTAATTTGTGAAACCACGTGCAGTCTGACTGACCCAACATTCATCTGGTACAAAAATGGACGTCATTTAACCACAAAGACCACCATCAACAACCAGCTCCACCTGCAGGCAGTCAGCAGTGAGGATGCAGGCAGTTATAGCTGTGCTGTAAACGGATATCAACACCTCCCTTcccctaatcacacactcattgTCAGAC GGGCTTCTCTAGCAGAGTGGCGTGTGAGATACATCCAGCAGAAAATTTGTGCTTTAAAAGGGTCCACAGTGGTTATGCACGGCGATTTCACTCACCCGGGACATGCTATAGTGACAGAGGCTTATTGGACCATAGACccagataatgaattaaatgataTATCTCAGGAACCACATTATTCAGGAAGAGTGTTGATTACTATTTTAGCACAGAGAGACTTCTTCCTCAGACTGAGTAATGTAGAGAAGAGAGATGAAAAGGAGTATTTCTTCAGAATAATAACTGATATAGAAACAGAAAGATGGGTGGGTAGACCTGGAATTCACCTCCAAGTTACAG ATCTTCATGTAGAATCTCCAGACAGGGTGATAGAGGGAGGAACAGCACTTATGATATGTAAAACCACCTGCAGTTTGATTGGTGCAATATTCATCTGGTACAAAAATGGACATCTTTTAACAACAAATCCTGCCACCAACAACCAGCTCCACCTGCAGCCAGTCAGCATTGAGGATGCAGGCAGTTATAGCTGTGCTTTATATGGATATCAACACGTCTCTTCCCCTAATCACACTCTCACAGTGAGAT ATCCCCCAAATGCTGTGTCCATTGGTCCCTCTGGTGAAATAGTAgaggacagttcagtgactctgactTGCAGCAGTGATGCTTATCCACCTGTGGAGAACTACACCTGGTTTATAGAAGGTGGAGTCTCACCTGTAGGATCTGGACACAGTTACAGTCCTCTACAGAGTGGATCCTACTACTGCGAGGCTCGTAACGAACATGGAGCTCAGAGATCAGCTCCATTCCTTTTCAGAG CCAAAGGCTCTGTTACTGTGTATGTAGTTGTAGCTGTTGTAGCTGGAATTATTGCGGTTCTTCTTGTCCTTGTCTGGATGAG AAGAAGAAAGAAGCAACAGAGAAATACAGATGAAGGCTATGTG AATATTTATGTCAGTCAACGTTTTTCTGAAGATGATACATCCAATCCTCCTGACTACAAAAATCTAGAAGTACCTGTTTTAATGTTGTATTAG
- the LOC136686681 gene encoding B-cell receptor CD22-like isoform X3: MAFAFPPLLPLIFLLMIVGASGIKWSVTYNQHGICALQGSTVSMNGSYNYPRHVTVTKAYWTTDPDKELNDMSKESDFSGRVEYFTDEQKHFSLKLSNVQKMDEKKYYFRIITNIHKERWVGRPGVQLKVTDLKVVMPKEVIVGGRAILKCETTCRLFLPTFIWYKNGHLLTTKTTNNQLHLQPVSSEDAGHYSCAINGYQHLPSPNQTLVIRWAFGAEWGVNYNQQEICALKGSTVFMNGSYTRPENVTVTEAVWIIDPDAGGENPDLSKKPDYSGRVEYFTDEKNKHFSLKLSKVAKKDENEYYFKIRTNLENQRWLGKPGVQLSVTDLQLEVTDIVMEGGIALLICETTCSLTDPTFIWYKNGRHLTTKTTINNQLHLQAVSSEDAGSYSCAVNGYQHLPSPNHTLIVRRASLAEWRVRYIQQKICALKGSTVVMHGDFTHPGHAIVTEAYWTIDPDNELNDISQEPHYSGRVLITILAQRDFFLRLSNVEKRDEKEYFFRIITDIETERWVGRPGIHLQVTDLHVESPDRVIEGGTALMICKTTCSLIGAIFIWYKNGHLLTTNPATNNQLHLQPVSIEDAGSYSCALYGYQHVSSPNHTLTVRYPPNAVSIGPSGEIVEDSSVTLTCSSDAYPPVENYTWFIEGGVSPVGSGHSYSPLQSGSYYCEARNEHGAQRSAPFLFRAKGSVTVYVVVAVVAGIIAVLLVLVWMRRRKKQQRNTDEGYVIKQCV, from the exons ATGGCATTCGCTTTTCCTCCACTTCTTCCTCTGATCTTTCTGCTGATGATAGTAG GAGCTTCTGGAATAAAGTGGAGTGTGACTTACAATCAACATGGCATATGCGCCTTACAAGGGTCCACGGTTTCTATGAACGGATCTTACAATTACCCAAGACATGTTACAGTTACAAAGGCTTATTGGACTACAGACCCAGATAAGGAATTAAATGACATGTCAAAAGAGTCTGATTTCTCAGGAAGAGTGGAGTATTTTACTGATGAGCAGAAACATTTTTCCCTCAAACTGAGTAATGTACAGAAAATGGATGAAAAGAAGTATTATTTCAGAATCATAACAAATATACACAAAGAAAGATGGGTAGGTAGACCTGGAGTTCAGCTCAAAGTTACAG ATCTTAAGGTTGTAATGCCTAAAGAAGTGATAGTGGGAGGAAGAGCAATTCTGAAATGTGAAACCACCTGCCGACTATTTCTCCCAACATTCATCTGGTACAAAAATGGACATCTGTTAACCACAAAGACCACCAACAACCAGCTCCACCTGCAGCCAGTCAGCAGTGAGGATGCAGGCCATTATAGCTGTGCTATAAATGGATATCAACACCTCCCTTCCCCTAATCAAACTCTTGTTATCAGAT GGGCTTTTGGAGCAGAGTGGGGTGTGAATTACAACCAACAGGAAATATGTGCTTTAAAAGGGTCCACAGTGTTTATGAATGGCTCTTACACTCGTCCAGAAAATGTTACAGTGACTGAGGCTGTTTGGATCATAGACCCAGATGCAGGTGGTGAAAATCCTGATCTGAGTAAAAAGCCAGATTACTCAGGAAGAGTGGAGTATTTTACTGatgaaaagaataaacacttCTCCCTCAAACTGAGTAAAGTAGCCAAGAAGGATGAAAATGAGTATTACTTTAAGATCAGAACAAATTTAGAGAATCAGAGATGGCTGGGTAAACCTGGAGTACAGCTCAGTGTTACAG ATCTTCAGCTAGAAGTTACCGATATAGTAATGGAAGGAGGAATAGCACTTCTAATTTGTGAAACCACGTGCAGTCTGACTGACCCAACATTCATCTGGTACAAAAATGGACGTCATTTAACCACAAAGACCACCATCAACAACCAGCTCCACCTGCAGGCAGTCAGCAGTGAGGATGCAGGCAGTTATAGCTGTGCTGTAAACGGATATCAACACCTCCCTTcccctaatcacacactcattgTCAGAC GGGCTTCTCTAGCAGAGTGGCGTGTGAGATACATCCAGCAGAAAATTTGTGCTTTAAAAGGGTCCACAGTGGTTATGCACGGCGATTTCACTCACCCGGGACATGCTATAGTGACAGAGGCTTATTGGACCATAGACccagataatgaattaaatgataTATCTCAGGAACCACATTATTCAGGAAGAGTGTTGATTACTATTTTAGCACAGAGAGACTTCTTCCTCAGACTGAGTAATGTAGAGAAGAGAGATGAAAAGGAGTATTTCTTCAGAATAATAACTGATATAGAAACAGAAAGATGGGTGGGTAGACCTGGAATTCACCTCCAAGTTACAG ATCTTCATGTAGAATCTCCAGACAGGGTGATAGAGGGAGGAACAGCACTTATGATATGTAAAACCACCTGCAGTTTGATTGGTGCAATATTCATCTGGTACAAAAATGGACATCTTTTAACAACAAATCCTGCCACCAACAACCAGCTCCACCTGCAGCCAGTCAGCATTGAGGATGCAGGCAGTTATAGCTGTGCTTTATATGGATATCAACACGTCTCTTCCCCTAATCACACTCTCACAGTGAGAT ATCCCCCAAATGCTGTGTCCATTGGTCCCTCTGGTGAAATAGTAgaggacagttcagtgactctgactTGCAGCAGTGATGCTTATCCACCTGTGGAGAACTACACCTGGTTTATAGAAGGTGGAGTCTCACCTGTAGGATCTGGACACAGTTACAGTCCTCTACAGAGTGGATCCTACTACTGCGAGGCTCGTAACGAACATGGAGCTCAGAGATCAGCTCCATTCCTTTTCAGAG CCAAAGGCTCTGTTACTGTGTATGTAGTTGTAGCTGTTGTAGCTGGAATTATTGCGGTTCTTCTTGTCCTTGTCTGGATGAG AAGAAGAAAGAAGCAACAGAGAAATACAGATGAAGGCTATGTG ATTAAGCAGTGTGTATGA
- the LOC136686681 gene encoding B-cell receptor CD22-like isoform X2: protein MAFAFPPLLPLIFLLMIVGASGIKWSVTYNQHGICALQGSTVSMNGSYNYPRHVTVTKAYWTTDPDKELNDMSKESDFSGRVEYFTDEQKHFSLKLSNVQKMDEKKYYFRIITNIHKERWVGRPGVQLKVTDLKVVMPKEVIVGGRAILKCETTCRLFLPTFIWYKNGHLLTTKTTNNQLHLQPVSSEDAGHYSCAINGYQHLPSPNQTLVIRWAFGAEWGVNYNQQEICALKGSTVFMNGSYTRPENVTVTEAVWIIDPDAGGENPDLSKKPDYSGRVEYFTDEKNKHFSLKLSKVAKKDENEYYFKIRTNLENQRWLGKPGVQLSVTDLQLEVTDIVMEGGIALLICETTCSLTDPTFIWYKNGRHLTTKTTINNQLHLQAVSSEDAGSYSCAVNGYQHLPSPNHTLIVRRASLAEWRVRYIQQKICALKGSTVVMHGDFTHPGHAIVTEAYWTIDPDNELNDISQEPHYSGRVLITILAQRDFFLRLSNVEKRDEKEYFFRIITDIETERWVGRPGIHLQVTDLHVESPDRVIEGGTALMICKTTCSLIGAIFIWYKNGHLLTTNPATNNQLHLQPVSIEDAGSYSCALYGYQHVSSPNHTLTVRYPPNAVSIGPSGEIVEDSSVTLTCSSDAYPPVENYTWFIEGGVSPVGSGHSYSPLQSGSYYCEARNEHGAQRSAPFLFRAKGSVTVYVVVAVVAGIIAVLLVLVWMRRKKQQRNTDEGYVNIYVSQRFSEDDTSNPPDYKNLEVPVLMLY from the exons ATGGCATTCGCTTTTCCTCCACTTCTTCCTCTGATCTTTCTGCTGATGATAGTAG GAGCTTCTGGAATAAAGTGGAGTGTGACTTACAATCAACATGGCATATGCGCCTTACAAGGGTCCACGGTTTCTATGAACGGATCTTACAATTACCCAAGACATGTTACAGTTACAAAGGCTTATTGGACTACAGACCCAGATAAGGAATTAAATGACATGTCAAAAGAGTCTGATTTCTCAGGAAGAGTGGAGTATTTTACTGATGAGCAGAAACATTTTTCCCTCAAACTGAGTAATGTACAGAAAATGGATGAAAAGAAGTATTATTTCAGAATCATAACAAATATACACAAAGAAAGATGGGTAGGTAGACCTGGAGTTCAGCTCAAAGTTACAG ATCTTAAGGTTGTAATGCCTAAAGAAGTGATAGTGGGAGGAAGAGCAATTCTGAAATGTGAAACCACCTGCCGACTATTTCTCCCAACATTCATCTGGTACAAAAATGGACATCTGTTAACCACAAAGACCACCAACAACCAGCTCCACCTGCAGCCAGTCAGCAGTGAGGATGCAGGCCATTATAGCTGTGCTATAAATGGATATCAACACCTCCCTTCCCCTAATCAAACTCTTGTTATCAGAT GGGCTTTTGGAGCAGAGTGGGGTGTGAATTACAACCAACAGGAAATATGTGCTTTAAAAGGGTCCACAGTGTTTATGAATGGCTCTTACACTCGTCCAGAAAATGTTACAGTGACTGAGGCTGTTTGGATCATAGACCCAGATGCAGGTGGTGAAAATCCTGATCTGAGTAAAAAGCCAGATTACTCAGGAAGAGTGGAGTATTTTACTGatgaaaagaataaacacttCTCCCTCAAACTGAGTAAAGTAGCCAAGAAGGATGAAAATGAGTATTACTTTAAGATCAGAACAAATTTAGAGAATCAGAGATGGCTGGGTAAACCTGGAGTACAGCTCAGTGTTACAG ATCTTCAGCTAGAAGTTACCGATATAGTAATGGAAGGAGGAATAGCACTTCTAATTTGTGAAACCACGTGCAGTCTGACTGACCCAACATTCATCTGGTACAAAAATGGACGTCATTTAACCACAAAGACCACCATCAACAACCAGCTCCACCTGCAGGCAGTCAGCAGTGAGGATGCAGGCAGTTATAGCTGTGCTGTAAACGGATATCAACACCTCCCTTcccctaatcacacactcattgTCAGAC GGGCTTCTCTAGCAGAGTGGCGTGTGAGATACATCCAGCAGAAAATTTGTGCTTTAAAAGGGTCCACAGTGGTTATGCACGGCGATTTCACTCACCCGGGACATGCTATAGTGACAGAGGCTTATTGGACCATAGACccagataatgaattaaatgataTATCTCAGGAACCACATTATTCAGGAAGAGTGTTGATTACTATTTTAGCACAGAGAGACTTCTTCCTCAGACTGAGTAATGTAGAGAAGAGAGATGAAAAGGAGTATTTCTTCAGAATAATAACTGATATAGAAACAGAAAGATGGGTGGGTAGACCTGGAATTCACCTCCAAGTTACAG ATCTTCATGTAGAATCTCCAGACAGGGTGATAGAGGGAGGAACAGCACTTATGATATGTAAAACCACCTGCAGTTTGATTGGTGCAATATTCATCTGGTACAAAAATGGACATCTTTTAACAACAAATCCTGCCACCAACAACCAGCTCCACCTGCAGCCAGTCAGCATTGAGGATGCAGGCAGTTATAGCTGTGCTTTATATGGATATCAACACGTCTCTTCCCCTAATCACACTCTCACAGTGAGAT ATCCCCCAAATGCTGTGTCCATTGGTCCCTCTGGTGAAATAGTAgaggacagttcagtgactctgactTGCAGCAGTGATGCTTATCCACCTGTGGAGAACTACACCTGGTTTATAGAAGGTGGAGTCTCACCTGTAGGATCTGGACACAGTTACAGTCCTCTACAGAGTGGATCCTACTACTGCGAGGCTCGTAACGAACATGGAGCTCAGAGATCAGCTCCATTCCTTTTCAGAG CCAAAGGCTCTGTTACTGTGTATGTAGTTGTAGCTGTTGTAGCTGGAATTATTGCGGTTCTTCTTGTCCTTGTCTGGATGAG AAGAAAGAAGCAACAGAGAAATACAGATGAAGGCTATGTG AATATTTATGTCAGTCAACGTTTTTCTGAAGATGATACATCCAATCCTCCTGACTACAAAAATCTAGAAGTACCTGTTTTAATGTTGTATTAG
- the LOC136686680 gene encoding B-cell receptor CD22-like, with protein sequence MMSFAFPPLLPLIFLLMIVGASGAKWSVKYNQQRICALKGSMVSMNGSYTHPDGHTVKTFWIIDPIEGVEKPDLSKESDYSGRVEYFTDEQKHFSLKLSNVEKNDENEYYFRIITNIEKEKWMGKPGVQLKVTDLKVVMPKEVIVGGRAILKCETTCRLLLPTFIWYKNGHLLTTKTTNNQLHLQPVSSEDAGNYSCAVNGYQHLPSPAQTLGVRWAFGAEWGVNYNQQEICALKGSTVFMNGSYTRPENVTVTEAVWIIDPDAGGENPDLSKKPDYSGRVEYFTDEQKKHFSLKLSKVVKKDENEYYFKIRTNLENERWLGKPGVQLSVTDIQLEAPDVVMEGGMALLICVTTCSLTDPTFIWYKNGRPLTTKTTIHNQLHLQPVSSEDAGSYSCAVNGYQHLPSPNHTLIVRRASGPEWSVKYNQWKICALKGSTVFMNGSYTHPDHVRVAETFWIIDPFEGVENPDLRKESDYSGRVEYFTDEQKHFSLKLSNVEKSDENEYCLRIITNIEEERWVGRPGVHLQVTDLHIESPDRVIEGGMTLMICKTSCSLNTATFIWYKNGHPLTTKTTIKNQLHLQPVSSEDAGIYSCAVYGYQHLPSPNHTLTVRYPPNDVSIGPSGEIVEDSSVTLTCSSDAYPPVENYTWFIEGGVSPVGSGHSYSPQQSGSYYCEARNEHGAQRSAPFLFRAKGSVTVYVVVAVVAGIIAVLLVIVWMRRRKKQKRNMDEGYVNIYVSQRFSEDDTSNPPDYKNLEDNNVHPLDDDGGVTFYED encoded by the exons ATGATGTCATTCGCATTTCCTCCACTTCTTCCTCTGATCTTTCTGCTGATGATAGTAG GTGCTTCTGGAGCAAAGTGGAGTGTGAAATACAACCAACAGAGAATATGTGCTTTAAAAGGGTCCATGGTTTCTATGAATGGttcttacactcacccagatGGTCATACGGTCAAGACTTTTTGGATCATAGACCCCATTGAGGGTGTGGAGAAACCTGATCTGAGTAAAGAGTCAGATTACTCAGGAAGAGTGGAGTATTTTACTGATGAACAGAAACACTTCTCCCTCAAACTGAGTAATGTAGAGAAGAACGATGAAAATGAGTATTACTTCAGAATCATAACAAATATAGAAAAGGAAAAATGGATGGGTAAACCTGGAGTTCAGCTTAAAGTTACAG ATCTTAAGGTTGTAATGCCTAAAGAAGTGATAGTGGGAGGAAGAGCAATTCTGAAATGTGAAACCACCTGCAGACTACTTCTTCCAACATTCATCTGGTACAAAAATGGACATCTGTTAACCACAAAGACCACCAACAACCAGCTCCACCTGCAGCCAGTCAGCAGTGAGGATGCAGGCAATTATAGCTGTGCCGTAAACGGATATCAACACCTCCCTTCCCCTGCTCAAACTCTTGGAGTCAGAT GGGCTTTTGGAGCAGAGTGGGGTGTGAACTACAACCAACAGGAAATATGTGCTTTAAAAGGCTCAACAGTGTTTATGAACGGCTCTTACACTCGTCCAGAAAATGTTACAGTGACTGAGGCTGTTTGGATCATAGACCCAGATGCAGGTGGTGAAAATCCTGATCTGAGTAAAAAGCCAGATTACTCAGGAAGAGTGGAGTATTTTACTGATGAACAGAAGAAACACTTCTCCCTCAAACTGAGTAAAGTAGTAAAGAAGGATGAAAATGAGTATTACTTCAAGATCAGAACAAATTTGGAGAATGAGAGATGGCTGGGTAAACCTGGAGTACAGCTCAGTGTTACAG ATATTCAACTAGAAGCTCCTGATGTAGTGATGGAAGGAGGAATGGCACTTCTAATTTGTGTAACCACGTGCAGTCTGACTGACCCAACATTCATCTGGTACAAAAATGGACGTCCTTTAACCACAAAGACCACCATCCACAACCAGCTCCACCTGCAGCCAGTCAGCAGTGAGGATGCAGGCAGTTATAGCTGTGCTGTAAACGGATATCAACACCTTCCTTCCCCTAATCACACTCTCATTGTCAGAC GGGCTTCTGGACCAGAGTGGAGTGTGAAATACAACCAATGGAAAATATGTGCTTTAAAAGGGTCCACAGTGTTCATGAATGgctcttacactcacccagatCACGTTAGAGTGGCAGAGACATTTTGGATCATAGACCCATTTGAGGGTGTGGAGAATCCTGATCTGAGAAAAGAGTCAGATTACTCAGGAAGAGTGGAGTATTTTACCGATGAACAGAAACACTTCTCCCTCAAACTGAGTAATGTAGAGAAGAGCGATGAAAATGAGTATTGCCTCAGAATCATAACAAATATAGAAGAAGAAAGATGGGTGGGTAGACCTGGAGTTCACCTCCAAGTTACAG ATCTTCACATAGAATCTCCAGACAGAGTGATAGAGGGAGGAATGACACTTATGATATGTAAAACCTCATGCAGTCTGAATACTGCAACATTCATCTGGTACAAAAATGGACATCCTTTAACCACAAAGACCACCATCAAAAACCAGCTCCACCTGCAGCCAGTCAGCAGTGAGGATGCAGGCATTTATAGCTGTGCTGTATATGGATATCAACACCTCCCTTCCCCTaatcacactctcacagtcagaT ATCCCCCAAATGATGTGTCCATTGGTCCCTCTGGTGAAATAGTAgaggacagttcagtgactctgactTGCAGCAGTGATGCTTATCCACCTGTGGAGAACTACACCTGGTTTATAGAAGGTGGAGTCTCACCTGTAGGATCTGGACACAGTTACAGTCCTCAACAGAGTGGATCCTACTACTGTGAGGCTCGTAACGAACATGGAGCTCAGAGATCAGCTCCTTTCCTTTTCAGAG cCAAAGGCTCTGTTACTGTGTATGTAGTTGTAGCTGTTGTAGCTGGAATTATTGCGGTTCTTCTTGTCATTGTCTGGATGAG AAGAAGAAAGAAGCAGAAGAGAAATATGGACGAAGGCTATGTG AATATTTATGTCAGTCAACGTTTTTCTGAAGATGATACATCCAATCCTCCTGACTACAAAAATCTAGAA GACAATAACGTCCATCCtcttgatgatgatggtggtgttacCTTCTATGAAGATTAA